In a single window of the Desulfovibrio mangrovi genome:
- the thiM gene encoding hydroxyethylthiazole kinase: protein MDFKTIWQQVCKVRKQRPLVHNITNYVVMNTTANALLSAGASPIMAHAPEEMEQLVGIAGSLVLNIGTLSAPWIQSMLQAGQYASKRHIPVVLDPVGAGASNLRTDTAMRLLHAAKPAVVRGNGSEIMALHGAGGMTKGVDSILQSSDAHEAAVELSRQYDCVVAVTGEEDIVIKGTCAYRIKGGSPLMARVTGMGCTATALIGAYVAVSESPFEGAVSALAVMAAAGGMAGRKAAGPGSFQMHFYDALYAMTMEDIEALVDVCECDCPELGYGDSEQ, encoded by the coding sequence ATGGATTTCAAGACAATATGGCAGCAGGTGTGCAAGGTCAGAAAGCAGCGGCCTCTCGTGCACAACATTACCAACTACGTTGTGATGAACACCACGGCCAACGCCCTGCTCAGTGCCGGCGCCTCGCCCATAATGGCGCACGCTCCTGAAGAAATGGAGCAGCTTGTGGGAATTGCCGGTTCTCTGGTGTTGAACATCGGAACGTTGAGTGCCCCCTGGATCCAGAGCATGCTTCAGGCCGGTCAGTACGCAAGTAAGCGGCATATTCCTGTCGTGCTTGACCCTGTGGGAGCTGGGGCCTCCAACCTGCGCACGGATACGGCTATGCGCCTGTTGCATGCTGCCAAACCCGCAGTCGTTCGTGGAAACGGTTCCGAGATCATGGCTCTTCACGGAGCAGGTGGGATGACCAAGGGAGTGGATTCCATACTGCAGTCATCGGATGCCCATGAAGCAGCCGTCGAACTTTCACGCCAGTATGATTGCGTTGTGGCGGTGACCGGTGAAGAAGACATCGTGATCAAGGGTACCTGCGCTTACCGCATCAAGGGCGGTAGCCCGCTTATGGCGAGAGTCACCGGCATGGGCTGCACAGCAACTGCATTGATCGGCGCTTACGTGGCCGTTTCTGAATCTCCCTTCGAGGGCGCCGTGAGTGCGTTGGCTGTTATGGCCGCTGCCGGTGGTATGGCTGGTCGTAAAGCGGCAGGACCGGGCAGTTTCCAGATGCATTTTTATGATGCCCTGTATGCAATGACCATGGAGGATATTGAGGCTCTGGTGGACGTTTGCGAGTGCGACTGTCCCGAACTTGGTTACGGAGATTCAGAGCAGTGA
- a CDS encoding pyridoxal phosphate-dependent aminotransferase, with translation MAATKQTQGTHGGEVYRLARSMGVSPDAILDFSSNANSLCDDLTRAILGEIDYPYRHYPDTWCSELRDVLARHENVSPESILVGNGSSENIFLTIQQLRPRHVVMLAPIFSEYVRACEAFGVPYTLIPCSADNGFACREHELNALRELQADLAIICSPNNPACVTYDNMADILSAVQASTILVDNTYSEFLWGLPAYEDNRLTVYRELVNTDTQVITVQSFTKFFYCTGVRLGYSVASPALTERLAAGKTPWTVSAYAEQAGIAFMNSMQSYRDRLHPMREERRHFVSALQATGAFAEDRIFSGVNYVTAGLKTPERSQEVYASLLEQGILVRVCDNIPGMPAGYLRMQVREESAWRRLTAALHSPT, from the coding sequence ATGGCAGCAACGAAGCAGACACAGGGAACACACGGCGGCGAGGTCTACCGCCTCGCCCGCAGCATGGGCGTATCGCCTGACGCGATACTGGACTTCTCCAGCAACGCAAACTCCCTGTGTGACGACCTGACCCGCGCCATACTCGGCGAAATCGACTATCCCTACCGCCACTATCCGGATACGTGGTGCTCCGAACTGCGGGATGTACTGGCCCGACACGAGAATGTTTCGCCGGAATCTATTCTGGTGGGCAACGGTTCATCGGAAAATATCTTTCTGACCATTCAACAGCTGCGGCCAAGGCATGTCGTCATGCTGGCCCCCATCTTCTCTGAATACGTCAGGGCCTGCGAAGCCTTCGGCGTGCCGTACACACTCATTCCCTGCTCTGCCGACAATGGCTTTGCTTGCAGAGAACACGAGCTGAACGCGCTCAGGGAACTGCAGGCCGATCTTGCCATCATCTGCTCCCCCAACAACCCCGCCTGCGTGACCTACGACAACATGGCCGATATCCTCAGCGCCGTGCAGGCAAGCACCATCCTCGTGGACAACACCTACAGCGAATTCCTGTGGGGACTTCCTGCCTACGAAGACAACCGACTTACGGTCTACCGGGAGCTGGTGAACACAGACACGCAGGTGATCACCGTACAGAGCTTCACCAAATTCTTTTACTGCACTGGTGTACGTCTGGGATACTCAGTAGCCTCGCCAGCACTCACAGAGAGGCTTGCCGCAGGCAAAACCCCATGGACCGTCTCGGCATATGCCGAACAGGCGGGCATTGCTTTCATGAACAGCATGCAAAGCTACAGGGACAGGTTGCACCCCATGCGGGAAGAGCGCAGACACTTTGTGAGCGCCCTGCAAGCAACCGGCGCTTTTGCAGAAGACAGGATTTTTTCGGGAGTGAATTATGTGACTGCCGGCCTGAAGACTCCTGAGCGGTCACAGGAAGTATACGCCAGCCTGCTTGAACAGGGCATTCTTGTCCGTGTTTGCGACAATATTCCGGGCATGCCCGCCGGATACTTGCGCATGCAGGTGCGGGAAGAGTCCGCATGGCGCAGACTGACCGCCGCCCTGCATTCCCCCACCTAG
- a CDS encoding LpxI family protein — translation MTKEAIGIVAGKGQFPALVARGARAAGLDVVMCGFHGHTDPLLEREADSFAMLHLGALNKLIEYFKERGVRRLCFAGAISKPKALDLRPDFRAAKVLFKLRSKGDDVLLRAVMDELESEGLRIVQAAELVPDLRGAAGVQTRRQPGSEEWDDLRYGWPIAQAIGAMDIGQCIVVKRGMVVAVEGLEGTDALLRRGAELGGAGCVAIKIVKPGQDERIDLPALGTATIRTLVDGGYSCLAYHAGKTLFFDREEALKLADAHNLSIIGLDEEFGKA, via the coding sequence ATGACGAAAGAAGCTATCGGTATTGTGGCCGGAAAAGGACAGTTTCCTGCATTGGTTGCCCGCGGTGCACGCGCGGCAGGACTCGACGTGGTCATGTGCGGGTTTCACGGTCACACGGATCCGCTGCTGGAGCGTGAGGCCGATTCCTTTGCCATGCTGCACCTTGGCGCACTGAATAAGCTTATTGAATATTTCAAGGAACGCGGGGTGCGCCGCCTGTGTTTTGCCGGGGCCATCAGCAAGCCCAAGGCGCTTGACCTGCGTCCTGATTTTCGTGCCGCAAAGGTGCTTTTCAAGCTGCGGTCCAAAGGGGATGACGTATTGCTGCGAGCCGTGATGGACGAGCTGGAGTCAGAGGGGCTGCGCATCGTGCAGGCGGCGGAATTGGTGCCCGACCTCCGGGGGGCTGCAGGCGTTCAGACCCGTCGGCAACCCGGAAGCGAAGAGTGGGACGATTTGCGGTATGGCTGGCCTATCGCCCAAGCCATAGGCGCCATGGACATAGGCCAGTGCATTGTGGTGAAGCGGGGCATGGTCGTTGCCGTGGAAGGGCTGGAAGGCACGGATGCCCTGTTGCGCCGTGGAGCGGAGCTTGGGGGCGCTGGCTGCGTGGCCATCAAGATCGTCAAGCCGGGGCAGGATGAGCGCATTGACCTGCCTGCTCTTGGAACTGCAACTATCCGTACTCTGGTGGATGGAGGTTATTCCTGTCTTGCCTATCATGCCGGAAAAACTTTGTTTTTTGACAGGGAAGAGGCCTTGAAGCTTGCCGATGCCCATAACCTGAGCATTATTGGGCTTGATGAGGAGTTCGGGAAGGCGTAG
- the fabZ gene encoding 3-hydroxyacyl-ACP dehydratase FabZ, whose product MTQENPNSFDIRKILGLLPHRYPFLLVDRVVEYVPNESIVAYKNVTFNEPFFQGHFPGIPVMPGVLIMEALAQAGGLLVIKSTDTTIEDKLFLFTGMEKVRFRKPVYPGDKLELRCSLIRQKLKLWKMEGKAYVDGKLAAEAEMTAAIMNKEDM is encoded by the coding sequence ATGACCCAAGAGAACCCTAATTCTTTTGATATCCGAAAGATCCTTGGGCTGCTCCCGCACCGTTACCCGTTTTTGCTGGTAGACCGTGTGGTGGAGTATGTACCCAACGAAAGCATCGTGGCGTATAAGAACGTCACCTTCAACGAGCCATTCTTTCAGGGACATTTCCCCGGCATTCCAGTAATGCCCGGCGTGCTCATCATGGAAGCTCTGGCGCAGGCCGGTGGCCTTCTGGTCATCAAGAGCACCGACACCACCATTGAGGACAAGCTATTCCTGTTTACCGGCATGGAGAAGGTGCGTTTCCGTAAGCCCGTATATCCCGGCGATAAGTTGGAACTGCGCTGTTCGCTCATCCGTCAGAAGCTCAAGCTGTGGAAGATGGAAGGCAAGGCGTATGTTGACGGCAAGCTGGCCGCAGAGGCGGAGATGACCGCCGCCATCATGAATAAAGAGGATATGTAG
- the thiE gene encoding thiamine phosphate synthase translates to MRQRIDYSLYLVTDRELCGETGVVETVLQAVAGGVRVVQLREKTLDTRRFIETAVLLKQALTPLRIPLLINDRVDVALASGADGVHIGQSDMPYEKARALLGPDAIIGLSVETQEQVNEAKRLDVDYLGISPVFATATKKDAAVPWGLDGVRRIRLVTNHLLVGIGGIHAENAADVLMAGADGVAVVSAICGTPSPRSASEALRKAIAG, encoded by the coding sequence GTGAGACAGCGCATTGATTATTCCCTCTATCTGGTAACGGACAGGGAGCTGTGCGGGGAGACAGGCGTTGTAGAGACCGTGCTGCAGGCTGTGGCCGGAGGTGTGCGGGTAGTGCAGTTGCGCGAGAAGACGCTGGATACCCGGCGATTCATCGAGACGGCAGTGCTCCTCAAGCAGGCTCTGACTCCGTTGCGGATTCCGCTGCTCATTAACGACAGGGTGGACGTGGCCTTGGCTTCCGGTGCCGACGGCGTGCACATAGGCCAGTCGGATATGCCTTATGAAAAGGCGCGGGCGTTGCTGGGGCCGGATGCCATAATCGGGCTTTCCGTGGAGACGCAGGAGCAGGTAAACGAAGCCAAGCGGCTGGATGTGGACTATCTGGGCATCAGTCCGGTGTTTGCCACGGCGACCAAGAAAGATGCAGCCGTGCCGTGGGGGCTGGATGGCGTCCGCAGGATACGGTTGGTGACCAACCATCTGCTTGTCGGCATCGGGGGCATTCATGCTGAAAACGCTGCGGATGTGCTCATGGCTGGCGCCGATGGTGTGGCCGTGGTTTCTGCCATCTGTGGCACTCCATCACCTAGATCCGCCTCTGAGGCACTCAGAAAGGCCATTGCCGGTTGA
- a CDS encoding PLP-dependent aminotransferase family protein yields MKTADRMQGVHRSYIREILKVTARPEIISFAGGLPHPDSFPAERVAAAAARVFAEEGASALQYSTTEGYAPLRKWIADRYARQGLTVAPDDILITTGSQQALDMAGRALLNRGDAIVIERPGYLGAIQCFSMYGADFKPVDLVSTGVDVDMLESVLKRTGARYFYAVPSFQNPSGISYDKETRKAVAELMARYDCVLIEDNPYGELRFLGEDVPPVRCYMQSPSILLGSFSKMVAPGMRLGWIYAPDGLMDSLVRAKQASDLHTASLTQSILYRYLADNDVDAHIASIRERYKTHRDIMVAAIREHFPEEVATTEPEGGMFLWCTLPETVSAESVFQEAIKHNVAFVPGKPFYVDGTDNTFRLNFSNASPDRIEEGIARLGKCLRDCLA; encoded by the coding sequence ATGAAGACCGCAGATCGGATGCAGGGCGTCCACAGATCGTATATTCGGGAAATCCTCAAGGTCACTGCACGACCCGAGATTATTTCCTTTGCGGGCGGTCTACCTCATCCGGACTCCTTTCCGGCTGAAAGGGTGGCTGCCGCTGCAGCGAGAGTGTTTGCGGAAGAAGGGGCCTCTGCCCTGCAGTACTCCACAACGGAAGGGTACGCGCCCTTGCGGAAGTGGATTGCAGACCGCTATGCCCGCCAAGGGCTGACCGTCGCGCCAGATGACATCCTTATCACTACCGGTTCTCAGCAGGCGCTGGATATGGCGGGCAGGGCATTGCTCAATCGCGGGGATGCCATTGTCATAGAGCGACCCGGCTATCTCGGGGCCATTCAGTGCTTCTCCATGTATGGAGCAGATTTCAAACCGGTTGACCTGGTTTCTACGGGGGTGGATGTGGATATGCTGGAGTCCGTTCTGAAGCGGACCGGCGCACGGTATTTCTATGCCGTTCCCAGCTTCCAGAATCCTTCGGGTATTTCCTATGACAAGGAGACTCGCAAGGCGGTTGCAGAGCTCATGGCCCGTTATGACTGTGTGCTGATTGAGGATAATCCCTACGGCGAGCTTCGCTTTCTTGGGGAAGATGTTCCCCCTGTGCGTTGCTATATGCAGTCGCCTTCCATTCTCCTTGGCTCCTTCTCCAAGATGGTGGCTCCCGGTATGCGACTTGGCTGGATTTACGCACCGGACGGACTCATGGACAGCCTGGTCAGGGCCAAGCAGGCCTCCGACCTGCATACCGCAAGCCTGACACAGTCCATTTTATACCGCTATCTGGCAGACAACGATGTGGACGCCCATATTGCATCCATCAGAGAGCGTTACAAGACGCATCGTGACATCATGGTTGCGGCTATCCGGGAACATTTTCCTGAAGAGGTGGCCACCACTGAGCCTGAAGGCGGCATGTTCCTCTGGTGCACGTTGCCCGAAACTGTTTCCGCGGAAAGCGTGTTTCAGGAGGCCATCAAGCATAATGTGGCCTTTGTGCCGGGCAAGCCTTTCTATGTGGACGGTACGGACAACACATTCCGACTGAACTTCTCCAATGCGAGTCCCGACAGGATTGAAGAAGGCATTGCCCGTCTCGGTAAATGCCTGCGGGATTGTCTGGCTTAG
- a CDS encoding FAD/NAD-binding family oxidoreductase — MSTGKTAKVLKTIKENETTTTVIMDVEDERFSSFRPGQFATIRIMENGEWSKPHPFTISGAPGDKLQMTIKRNGHFTSELIPALNDASQIQCAGPYGIFCKDIALKEEIVMVAGGVGITPFLSVLRHFKKTGAKNTCTLFWCNKTFADAFAASELEEMAESLKLTVIHVLSRETNPDMYYEEERPQIKFEKGHFSRDMLARHIHSTTASFYLCGPSGMQQTVVEELAAYGIAPDTVEKEAFVYNGA, encoded by the coding sequence ATGAGCACAGGCAAAACAGCCAAGGTTCTCAAAACCATCAAGGAAAATGAAACGACCACCACGGTCATCATGGACGTGGAGGATGAGCGTTTCTCCAGCTTCAGGCCCGGCCAGTTCGCCACTATCCGCATCATGGAAAACGGAGAATGGTCCAAGCCCCACCCCTTCACCATCTCCGGCGCACCGGGTGACAAGCTACAGATGACCATCAAGAGAAACGGCCACTTCACCTCGGAACTCATTCCCGCATTGAATGATGCCTCGCAGATACAATGCGCCGGACCTTACGGCATATTCTGCAAGGACATTGCCTTGAAGGAAGAAATCGTCATGGTAGCGGGAGGCGTGGGCATAACCCCCTTCCTGTCCGTACTTCGCCATTTCAAAAAGACGGGAGCAAAGAATACATGCACGCTGTTCTGGTGCAACAAGACCTTTGCCGACGCCTTTGCCGCTTCCGAACTGGAGGAAATGGCTGAATCGTTGAAGCTTACCGTCATCCACGTGCTCAGCCGGGAAACCAACCCGGACATGTACTATGAAGAAGAGCGCCCGCAGATCAAGTTCGAGAAGGGGCATTTTTCGCGGGATATGCTTGCACGGCATATCCACTCTACCACGGCCTCCTTCTATCTCTGCGGCCCTTCAGGCATGCAGCAGACCGTTGTGGAAGAGCTGGCAGCCTATGGCATTGCCCCGGACACTGTGGAGAAAGAAGCATTCGTCTACAACGGCGCATAG
- a CDS encoding glycosyltransferase family 4 protein has product MHIIFCTSSSTKSGGSRQALYLAQEFVRRGHSLTFFTPAHSTLRSLAPEIHWADLPDAPGQWRAAIEAALPEGAPAVFHAFHNKAVKKAAWWGLCWRSRGVVCVAHRGVVYKPGNPLPYWSPGIGAFAVNSKACAKVLARYGLSKKRLHVVYNGIPDARTTPATPAADMRAALNIPESHFVFGTVAGNNPVKGADVMLRAFALADLKDTTLVAVGVGADVYGPLAEELGISDRVRLVGHTENVADHLNCLDAFILPSRSESMPNTLLEAIRMGLPSVATDVGGVKELLADTGIAVPAENPEAMAAAMTTMRTDTDKREAFAANSRALAPQYSIGNRADRMEAIYRDLLAARGLSTR; this is encoded by the coding sequence ATGCATATCATATTCTGCACCTCATCCAGTACCAAAAGCGGCGGTTCGCGTCAGGCGCTGTACCTTGCACAGGAATTCGTCCGCAGAGGCCATTCGCTCACCTTCTTCACCCCCGCCCATTCAACCCTGCGTTCGCTGGCCCCGGAAATACACTGGGCAGACCTGCCGGACGCTCCCGGCCAGTGGCGTGCAGCCATTGAGGCCGCCCTGCCCGAAGGGGCCCCTGCCGTTTTCCATGCCTTTCATAACAAGGCCGTCAAAAAGGCTGCATGGTGGGGTCTGTGCTGGCGCTCCAGAGGCGTGGTCTGCGTGGCCCATCGAGGCGTGGTTTACAAACCCGGCAACCCCCTGCCCTACTGGTCTCCCGGCATTGGCGCGTTTGCCGTAAACTCCAAGGCCTGCGCCAAGGTACTCGCCCGTTACGGCCTCAGCAAGAAGCGCCTGCACGTGGTTTACAACGGCATTCCGGACGCCCGCACCACGCCCGCCACACCGGCGGCTGACATGCGCGCAGCCCTGAACATTCCCGAAAGCCATTTCGTCTTCGGCACCGTGGCGGGCAACAACCCCGTCAAAGGAGCCGACGTGATGCTGCGCGCCTTCGCCCTAGCCGACCTGAAGGACACCACGCTGGTGGCGGTTGGCGTCGGAGCCGACGTATACGGACCCCTTGCCGAAGAATTGGGGATCAGCGATCGCGTCCGCCTTGTGGGGCACACGGAAAATGTGGCAGACCATCTGAACTGTCTGGATGCCTTCATCCTGCCTTCCCGTTCGGAATCCATGCCCAACACCCTGCTTGAAGCCATCCGCATGGGACTGCCGTCCGTTGCCACGGACGTAGGCGGCGTGAAGGAATTGCTGGCTGACACAGGCATTGCCGTACCCGCCGAAAATCCGGAAGCCATGGCCGCGGCCATGACGACCATGCGCACAGACACGGACAAACGCGAAGCCTTTGCAGCCAACAGCCGCGCCCTTGCCCCGCAATACTCCATCGGCAACCGTGCCGACCGCATGGAAGCCATCTATCGCGACCTTCTGGCCGCACGCGGACTGAGTACGCGATAA
- the lpxA gene encoding acyl-ACP--UDP-N-acetylglucosamine O-acyltransferase codes for MASQIHPSAFISPKAEIGDDVIIGPCAVIEDDVIIGDGCRIDAFASVKQYTRMGAGNHIHSYALVGGEPQDLKYAGEESWLEMGDNNNVREFATLHRGTQGGGGLTKIGNGNLFMAYTHVAHDCHLGNEIVMSNGATLAGHVSVQDRAILAGLSAVHQFVRIGAYAFVGGMSGISQDLPPYMLAVGNRAGVHGPNLVGLRRLQASRELIAALKGAFRLIWHSDTPRKEALEQLEYEFGTFPEILGFVEFIRSSERGILPAD; via the coding sequence ATGGCAAGCCAGATTCATCCGTCTGCATTCATATCGCCCAAGGCCGAGATCGGTGACGATGTCATTATCGGTCCCTGCGCCGTCATTGAAGATGATGTTATCATCGGCGACGGTTGCCGTATTGATGCCTTTGCTTCGGTAAAGCAGTACACCCGCATGGGAGCTGGAAACCATATCCATTCCTACGCCTTGGTCGGCGGAGAGCCGCAAGACCTCAAGTATGCAGGTGAAGAGAGCTGGCTTGAGATGGGCGACAATAACAACGTGCGCGAGTTTGCAACCCTGCATCGTGGAACCCAGGGCGGTGGCGGGCTGACCAAGATCGGCAACGGTAACCTGTTCATGGCTTACACTCACGTGGCCCACGATTGCCATTTGGGTAATGAGATCGTCATGTCCAACGGTGCAACTCTCGCCGGTCACGTCTCCGTGCAGGATCGTGCCATCCTTGCAGGCCTTTCCGCCGTGCATCAGTTTGTCCGCATCGGCGCCTACGCCTTTGTGGGCGGAATGAGCGGCATCAGTCAGGATCTGCCTCCCTACATGCTGGCAGTGGGCAACCGCGCTGGTGTGCATGGCCCCAACCTTGTGGGACTTCGTCGTCTGCAGGCCTCCCGTGAGCTGATCGCAGCCCTCAAGGGTGCGTTCCGACTCATTTGGCACTCCGACACGCCCCGCAAGGAAGCTCTGGAGCAGCTTGAGTACGAATTCGGCACGTTCCCCGAGATTCTCGGTTTCGTCGAGTTCATTCGCAGCAGCGAGCGAGGCATTCTACCCGCAGACTAG
- a CDS encoding HDOD domain-containing protein gives MGSLIDAGLEQKISDILSRRFHFAGENPLCDWLRAEARFRLFARSKQTGTFALETYLFKPLVTEERGETQQEPLCVHSLDSMLSKVKLPSMPQVFYELQALMERNDVTVQELAQVISLDPKMTSSILRLVNSALFNFQSSIDTVSRAIAVLGMRQVSTLALGTFMLGLFKERPDTCPNIGQFWEHSIAVGMATQSLAKLAGRDGLERYFVAGLVHDIGWLALTCSQHNLLQMVLQRADEENCSLLEAEGRSLGMTHAVLGARLFETWSLPPNLVAAVRYHHNPSACTEFDEPVFVHVADTLVRGMGYSSTDDCRVAPVDISAWEAMELKTAELGEVIEKLDRELATLCKVLLIS, from the coding sequence ATGGGATCTTTGATTGATGCAGGGTTGGAGCAGAAGATTTCCGATATTCTCTCCAGGCGCTTTCATTTTGCCGGAGAGAATCCTTTGTGCGACTGGCTGCGGGCAGAGGCCAGATTCCGTTTGTTTGCGCGATCGAAGCAGACCGGGACCTTTGCGCTTGAAACCTATTTGTTCAAGCCGCTTGTCACAGAGGAAAGGGGAGAGACGCAGCAGGAACCGCTCTGCGTGCATTCGTTGGACAGCATGCTCTCAAAGGTGAAACTACCTTCCATGCCTCAGGTTTTTTATGAGCTCCAAGCGCTCATGGAACGCAATGATGTGACCGTGCAGGAACTGGCACAGGTGATAAGCCTCGACCCCAAGATGACCAGTTCCATTCTTCGTCTGGTAAACAGCGCCCTTTTCAATTTTCAATCCTCCATAGACACGGTATCCCGCGCCATAGCGGTGCTGGGAATGCGACAGGTTTCCACACTGGCGCTCGGTACGTTCATGCTTGGGCTTTTTAAGGAACGTCCCGATACCTGCCCGAATATCGGGCAATTCTGGGAGCATTCCATTGCTGTAGGCATGGCGACACAGTCTTTGGCAAAGCTGGCGGGACGGGATGGACTGGAGCGGTATTTTGTGGCCGGTCTGGTGCATGACATCGGTTGGCTAGCCCTGACCTGCTCGCAACACAATCTGCTCCAGATGGTGCTGCAGAGGGCAGATGAGGAGAACTGCTCGCTGCTTGAAGCAGAGGGCAGGTCGCTTGGCATGACCCACGCGGTCCTCGGGGCAAGGCTGTTCGAGACTTGGTCCCTGCCGCCCAATCTGGTGGCTGCGGTACGATACCATCACAATCCCTCCGCCTGTACGGAGTTTGACGAGCCCGTTTTTGTGCACGTGGCAGATACGCTGGTGAGAGGAATGGGATATTCCTCAACGGACGATTGCAGGGTGGCGCCTGTGGATATTTCCGCGTGGGAAGCCATGGAGCTGAAGACTGCGGAATTGGGCGAAGTCATCGAGAAACTGGACAGGGAACTGGCAACCCTGTGCAAGGTACTGCTTATCAGCTAG
- a CDS encoding sigma-54 interaction domain-containing protein codes for MSAETTPMAATGNRSAVTSNDQDPQLIPTLHSVDVSPFLDLMLGIARERTIEGILRVTKRTYRGRHVIFGGLWIVASLRITGTSDHSAPGADRKLRLMAFSGAGKPRPAMWRHQEGTYDLVPFSNPLLGPCTNGEPTYAASGEQWNRPDWAVEHGYHAYSAFPIMHKDELLGVMAVFYDRPMINELADMLLMHRKMHKIYADSLAAALANAAAFDEIQTLRRELELENEHLRRAVRTAHADDHIVGNAPALHKVMEQVEVVAPTDATVLILGESGTGKELLAEAIHKRSHRRLGPLVRVNCSAVPHELFESEFFGHIKGSFTGAVRDRTGRFLMADGGTLFLDEVGEIPLELQGKLLRVLQEGTFEPIGDDRPRKVDVRIIAATNRDLAADVEAGLFRQDLYFRLSVFPIHNPPLRERLDDIPMLAHHFISNAARRLGVTEPKLHYRHIQQLQSYDWPGNVRELQNEIERAVIMSHNGGLDFNRLGAHRIGTPSPAGTATPPVVPSSTHVGPLYTEAQMEDLHRENTFRALESCNWRVQGEGGAAELLGIKPTTLQSRIKKYGLKKPVA; via the coding sequence ATGTCTGCTGAAACAACACCTATGGCCGCAACGGGCAACCGCTCTGCCGTCACCTCCAATGATCAGGACCCCCAACTCATCCCCACCCTGCACAGCGTGGATGTGAGTCCTTTTCTCGACCTGATGCTGGGCATTGCCCGGGAGCGCACCATTGAAGGCATTCTGCGGGTGACCAAACGCACCTATCGCGGGCGCCATGTCATCTTCGGCGGACTCTGGATTGTCGCCTCCCTGCGCATAACCGGCACGTCAGATCACAGCGCTCCCGGAGCGGACAGAAAGCTCAGGCTCATGGCCTTTTCCGGTGCGGGCAAACCGCGTCCGGCCATGTGGCGACACCAGGAAGGCACCTATGACCTTGTCCCCTTTTCCAACCCGCTGCTGGGCCCATGCACCAATGGAGAACCCACCTATGCGGCTTCCGGTGAACAGTGGAACCGGCCCGACTGGGCCGTTGAGCATGGTTACCATGCCTATTCCGCCTTCCCCATCATGCACAAGGACGAACTGCTCGGCGTAATGGCGGTATTCTATGACCGCCCCATGATAAACGAACTGGCAGACATGCTGCTCATGCACCGCAAGATGCACAAGATATACGCGGACTCGCTGGCCGCCGCACTGGCCAATGCTGCAGCCTTTGATGAAATCCAAACCCTGCGCCGAGAACTGGAACTGGAAAACGAACACCTGCGCCGTGCGGTTCGCACCGCCCATGCAGATGACCATATCGTGGGCAACGCACCAGCGCTGCACAAAGTCATGGAACAGGTGGAGGTTGTCGCCCCGACGGACGCCACGGTGCTTATTCTGGGTGAATCAGGCACAGGCAAGGAGCTACTGGCAGAGGCCATACACAAGCGCTCGCATCGTCGGCTGGGGCCACTGGTACGGGTGAACTGCTCTGCCGTTCCCCACGAACTGTTCGAAAGCGAATTCTTCGGTCACATCAAGGGATCATTCACCGGTGCCGTCCGTGACCGGACCGGACGTTTTCTCATGGCAGACGGCGGCACGCTCTTCCTCGACGAAGTAGGAGAAATTCCGCTGGAATTGCAGGGCAAACTGCTGCGAGTGCTGCAGGAAGGAACCTTTGAGCCCATTGGTGATGACCGCCCCCGCAAAGTCGATGTGCGCATCATCGCGGCAACCAACCGCGACCTTGCTGCGGACGTTGAAGCCGGGCTGTTCAGGCAGGACCTCTATTTCAGGCTCTCGGTATTTCCCATCCACAATCCGCCCCTGCGGGAGCGGCTGGATGACATCCCCATGCTCGCGCACCACTTCATCAGCAATGCTGCAAGGCGGCTTGGGGTAACAGAGCCCAAACTGCATTACCGGCACATTCAGCAGCTACAGTCTTACGACTGGCCCGGCAACGTGCGCGAACTGCAGAACGAAATCGAGCGTGCCGTGATCATGTCACACAACGGCGGACTGGATTTCAACCGGCTTGGCGCACACAGGATCGGCACCCCTTCTCCAGCAGGCACAGCCACTCCGCCCGTTGTTCCCAGCAGCACCCATGTAGGCCCGCTGTATACGGAAGCGCAAATGGAGGACCTACACCGCGAAAACACCTTCCGCGCACTGGAATCCTGCAACTGGCGTGTGCAGGGAGAAGGAGGCGCAGCCGAGCTGCTGGGCATAAAGCCGACAACGCTGCAATCACGGATAAAAAAATACGGACTCAAGAAGCCGGTAGCCTAA